One Alkalicoccus halolimnae DNA segment encodes these proteins:
- a CDS encoding AAA family ATPase: protein MNFQDKIDDNYPKYYDYKVNISKEQWKDLLQDSSIFNEQNIEHMKCLYSFDNHAATCKEVSEKLGGTANYYVGLANGLAKRIVTKLEIEKLPTRDGSDSDVYWYVLFYGQNVTDRNRGSFEWKLKPSLADALKELYPDLEYPVPTGGNAMGERDKNMILYGPPGTGKTYNTVMYAVSIIEGRSLEEVQSEDYSAVLKRYTFYESQGLIAFTTFHQSYGYEEFFEGIKPVIRPQGEEASLDIQYEYADGVFKRFCNKAKEVKVQSSKYPIRKTPVIWNVLLGGTGETELKEDCFENNYIKIGWANVAEKVTEETENINDLHKRILLNFQDEMQEGDLVFIQKSNTSIDAIGVITGPYEFDPVSDRYPRTRKVEWIELNIDENVYELNKQTKLDRKTVYPLRKIELEKATALIDKYNQNNEVVIQENRKPYVFIIDEINRGNISKVFGELITLIEQTKRLGKEEAASAILPYTGEEFGVPNNVYIIGTMNTADRSIALMDTALRRRFQFTEMMPDENVLKTLNIQDIKGIDVPKMFKTINERIEYLYDREHTIGHAYFTSLAKDPSLNNLARIFMNAIIPLLQEYFYEDYRIIQLVLGDNAKGNPENKFILDTDINGRNVFKGNPDIDLPEKKYSIQTEAFYKAESYKLIY, encoded by the coding sequence ATGAATTTTCAAGATAAAATAGATGATAATTATCCGAAGTATTACGATTACAAAGTAAATATTTCAAAAGAACAATGGAAAGATCTGCTGCAGGACTCCAGTATTTTTAATGAGCAAAATATAGAGCATATGAAATGCCTTTATTCTTTTGACAATCATGCTGCTACCTGCAAGGAGGTAAGTGAAAAATTAGGGGGAACAGCTAATTACTACGTTGGTCTGGCTAATGGGCTGGCAAAACGAATTGTAACGAAGCTGGAAATAGAGAAACTTCCCACGAGAGATGGCAGCGATTCAGATGTGTATTGGTATGTTCTGTTCTATGGACAAAATGTCACGGATCGAAATAGAGGGAGTTTCGAGTGGAAGCTTAAGCCTTCATTGGCTGATGCCTTGAAGGAATTGTATCCCGATCTTGAATACCCAGTACCTACGGGAGGAAATGCTATGGGAGAAAGAGATAAAAATATGATCTTATATGGTCCGCCAGGTACCGGAAAGACTTACAATACGGTCATGTACGCTGTTTCCATTATTGAAGGCCGGTCATTGGAAGAAGTTCAAAGTGAAGATTATTCTGCTGTTTTGAAGAGGTATACGTTCTATGAATCCCAAGGTCTGATTGCCTTTACCACTTTCCACCAATCCTACGGTTATGAAGAGTTTTTCGAAGGAATAAAGCCAGTCATTCGCCCTCAAGGAGAAGAAGCCTCCCTGGATATTCAATATGAGTATGCTGACGGTGTTTTTAAAAGGTTTTGCAACAAAGCCAAAGAAGTAAAGGTACAGAGCTCCAAGTACCCAATACGTAAAACTCCCGTAATATGGAATGTCCTCCTCGGAGGTACCGGGGAAACAGAGTTAAAAGAGGACTGTTTCGAAAATAATTATATTAAGATTGGATGGGCCAATGTTGCGGAAAAAGTAACGGAAGAGACAGAAAATATAAATGACCTGCACAAACGAATCTTATTAAACTTCCAGGACGAAATGCAGGAAGGAGACCTTGTATTTATTCAAAAAAGTAACACCTCGATTGATGCTATTGGTGTAATTACAGGGCCTTATGAGTTTGATCCTGTCTCTGATAGATATCCAAGAACAAGGAAAGTAGAATGGATTGAATTGAATATTGATGAAAATGTTTACGAACTAAATAAGCAGACAAAGTTAGACCGGAAAACTGTCTACCCGTTACGGAAAATAGAGCTGGAAAAAGCCACTGCTTTAATTGATAAATACAATCAAAATAATGAAGTTGTTATCCAGGAGAATAGAAAACCTTACGTCTTTATCATTGATGAAATCAACCGGGGAAATATTTCGAAAGTTTTTGGAGAACTTATTACCTTAATTGAACAAACGAAACGATTAGGAAAAGAAGAAGCGGCAAGCGCTATTCTTCCCTACACAGGAGAAGAATTTGGAGTTCCGAATAATGTATATATCATCGGAACTATGAATACCGCTGATCGCTCGATTGCCCTGATGGATACAGCGTTAAGAAGAAGGTTCCAATTTACCGAAATGATGCCTGATGAAAACGTCTTGAAAACATTAAACATTCAGGATATAAAGGGTATTGATGTCCCGAAAATGTTCAAAACGATCAATGAACGAATTGAATATTTATACGACCGGGAACATACGATAGGACATGCCTACTTTACTTCACTTGCAAAAGACCCATCTCTGAATAATCTTGCGAGAATTTTTATGAATGCAATTATTCCTTTGCTTCAAGAGTATTTTTATGAAGATTATAGAATCATCCAACTCGTTTTAGGAGATAACGCAAAGGGAAACCCGGAAAATAAATTCATTCTTGATACGGATATAAACGGAAGAAACGTATTCAAAGGAAATCCTGATATCGACCTGCCTGAAAAGAAATATTCCATTCAAACAGAGGCTTTTTATAAGGCTGAGAGTTATAAACTAATTTATTAA
- a CDS encoding McrC family protein, protein MDKLLEVREFESITCNEDYQNDPQLKYLNEETFAELENFILDFNENKQSDAVEFLKIGVRRRVGKVIQAKNYVGLIQMKNGFQVQILPKVSTSEIESTKKTFLRMLRSLEDFPNKVFNDADLKIGRMNLYEIFINMYLQEIRNLTKKGLRSAYLPVEDNLNYYKGKLNVQEQIKKNLVHQERFYVRYDEFDVNRPENRLIKSTLLKLQKLSNSATNIKEIRQQLHHFETVNASLNYTKDFSRVVIDRSTRDYEKLMHWSKVFLLNLSFTTFSGSTSARALLFPMEKVFEAYVAQNLKKALADLPWDVSTQDRGYYLFNEPRQFALRPDLVITRDDKSTIVLDTKWKSLIDQPRQNYGITQADMYQMYAYSKKYNTPEIWLLYPVNEDMKETDVSFESFHSNKGVETKVRLFFVDVTKVEESLEELREKLVEGF, encoded by the coding sequence ATGGACAAACTGCTGGAAGTTCGTGAATTTGAATCCATAACCTGTAATGAGGATTATCAAAACGATCCTCAATTAAAGTATCTGAACGAAGAAACGTTTGCGGAGCTTGAAAATTTTATACTCGATTTCAATGAAAATAAACAATCGGATGCTGTGGAGTTTTTGAAAATAGGGGTCCGTCGCCGTGTTGGCAAAGTGATTCAAGCAAAAAACTATGTAGGACTTATTCAAATGAAAAATGGGTTCCAGGTCCAAATTCTCCCGAAGGTATCCACCAGTGAAATAGAGAGTACGAAGAAAACTTTTTTAAGAATGCTTCGGAGTTTGGAAGACTTTCCTAATAAAGTGTTCAATGACGCTGATTTAAAAATTGGCCGCATGAATTTATATGAAATTTTTATAAATATGTACTTGCAGGAGATCCGTAACCTCACGAAAAAGGGGCTGCGTTCTGCTTATTTACCCGTCGAAGATAACTTAAATTATTATAAGGGCAAGCTAAACGTGCAAGAGCAGATCAAGAAAAACCTTGTTCATCAAGAAAGATTTTATGTGAGATATGATGAATTTGATGTCAATCGGCCAGAAAACAGATTGATTAAATCAACGCTGTTAAAATTGCAGAAGCTCTCAAACAGTGCTACCAATATTAAAGAAATCCGGCAGCAGCTTCATCACTTTGAAACGGTCAATGCTTCTTTGAATTATACAAAGGATTTCTCGCGCGTTGTGATTGATCGAAGCACCAGAGATTACGAAAAACTGATGCATTGGTCAAAGGTTTTTCTATTGAATCTGAGCTTCACAACATTCTCCGGGTCTACATCGGCGCGAGCGCTCCTATTTCCAATGGAAAAAGTCTTTGAAGCATATGTCGCACAGAACTTGAAGAAAGCATTGGCTGATCTTCCATGGGATGTTTCCACCCAAGACAGAGGCTATTATTTATTTAACGAGCCAAGACAATTTGCTCTGCGACCGGATCTGGTGATCACACGGGACGATAAAAGCACGATTGTATTAGATACAAAATGGAAATCACTGATCGATCAACCACGCCAAAATTATGGAATTACGCAGGCAGACATGTATCAAATGTATGCATACTCCAAGAAATACAACACGCCGGAAATCTGGTTACTATACCCCGTAAACGAAGATATGAAGGAGACGGATGTCAGTTTTGAATCCTTCCATAGTAACAAGGGAGTTGAAACAAAAGTCCGCTTATTTTTCGTGGACGTGACTAAGGTCGAAGAAAGCCTTGAGGAATTGAGAGAGAAGTTGGTAGAGGGGTTTTGA
- a CDS encoding GrpB family protein: MLGLPKEKVFLRSVDESVGKELLLEEKIENEIGKQIKAAHYIGSTAVENLRAKLILDIVLEV, from the coding sequence ATGCTCGGGCTGCCAAAAGAAAAAGTTTTTTTACGTTCCGTGGACGAAAGCGTGGGAAAGGAGCTCCTCCTGGAAGAAAAAATCGAAAATGAAATTGGAAAGCAGATAAAAGCTGCTCATTATATTGGTAGTACGGCAGTGGAAAACCTGAGGGCAAAGTTGATTTTAGATATTGTGTTAGAAGTATAG